A stretch of Falco rusticolus isolate bFalRus1 chromosome 2, bFalRus1.pri, whole genome shotgun sequence DNA encodes these proteins:
- the CRYAA gene encoding alpha-crystallin A chain has protein sequence MDITIQHPWFKRALGPLIPSRLFDQFFGEGLLEYDLLPLFSSTISPYYRQSLFRSVLESGISEVRSDRDKFTIMLDVKHFSPEDLSVKIIDDFVEIHGKHSERQDDHGYISREFHRRYRLPANVDQAAITCSLSNDGMLTFSGPKVPSNMDAGHSERPIPVSREEKPTSAPSS, from the exons atgGACATTACCATCCAGCACCCCTGGTTCAAGCGTGCTCTGGGACCCCTCATTCCAAGCCGTTTGTTTGACCAGTTTTTTGGAGAGGGTCTCCTTGAGTATGATCTCCTGCCTTTGTTCTCTTCCACTATCAGCCCCTACTACAGGCAGTCCCTCTTCCGCAGCGTGCTGGAGTCGGGCATTTCAGAG GTGAGGTCTGACCGGGACAAGTTTACAATCATGCTGGATGTAAAACACTTCTCTCCCGAAGACCTGAGTGTGAAGATTATCGATGACTTTGTGGAAATCCATGGCAAGCACAGTGAAAGACAG GACGACCACGGCTACATCTCCCGTGAATTTCACCGCCGGTACCGTCTGCCTGCCAATGTGGACCAGGCTGCCATCACCTGCTCCCTATCCAATGACGGCATGCTGACCTTCTCAGGCCCCAAGGTCCCCTCCAACATGGACGCCGGCCACAGCGAGCGGCCCATCCCCGTGTCCCGGGAGGAGAAGCCCACCTCTGCGCCTTCCTCCTAA